The region GTCTGGCAGCTGGGAGAGGAGGAAGAGGCCGCCAAGTACGGAGCCAAACCCGGACAGTCCAAATATCTGGACCGGGATGGTAATGGCAAACTGGATTCCGACGACCGTGTGATTCTCGGCTGCCGTACTCCGAAATGGATGGGAGGTATGACCAATACGTTCACCTATAAGAACTTCGATCTTTCCGTATTTATCTATACGCGTCAGAATGTCCAGCTCCAGAGCGGATTTCATAACGAATATGCCACCGAATGGACCAATCTGGCCAACAATGCGGCCAAGATGAACTACTGGACTCCGGAAAATCCGACCAACGACTGGTTCGCCGCCGGATTCAAGGACAGTAAGAAAGGGGCCAACTACATGGACACCTCCTTCTGGCGGATAGGAAACATAACGCTGGGATACGAATTGGGGCAAAAGGCGCTCAAGGCTACGGGATTGTCTAAACTGAGGATCTATTTCACGGCGGTCAACCCCGTTACGATCACCGATTACGAAGGCTGGGACCCGGAGTGGGCCGATAAGGGTGCGACGGGGCTGCCTGTCGCCGGAGCCACCTACATGCTCGGTGTGAATCTGACATTCTAATGATGAACCTAAAACTGGATACCACGATGAAAACGAATAAGATGAAATGTTTTTGGGCCGGGATAGGCTTCACGGGCCTGCTTTTGGCCTCTTGCAGTGATTTCCTGGATGAAAATCCGGCCCATATCGGTACGGCGGATACCTATTTCCCCACCGAAGAGGGTCTGGACGGTGCGCTCAATGCATGTTACGCCCAGTTACGGAACATCCACTACGACCGTACGATCTGGCTGATGGGTACGGATCAGTTTTCCGAAAACAGCTATCCCCAGATCATTAACGGGAAAGTCCCCTCGATCACTTCCTATAATGCCTATTGCCCCTCGTCGCTGAATGAGGAGACCGGAACGTTCAATTCGTTTTGGGAAAAAATCTATGTCGGTGTCGACCGTTGCAACAGGACGCTTGCCCTGGAGCCGGTCGCCCAGGTGGATAAAGACGTGCTGAAAAAGAGGATGGCCGAAGCCAGAACCTTGAGATGCCTGTACTACTATTATCTGGTGGAGCAGTTCGGCGCCGTTCCTTTCCCTTTGGTGTCGACCGACGAGATCATCACTACCGGGGAGAGGGTCTCCGAAGAGACGATTTACAACCAGCTGTGCAACGATATCGTGTCTGCGGCCGCCTCATTTCCCGATTACAAGGTGACGGAGGTGGGGCGCGTCACCAAGGGCGTCGCTCAGACCCTGGCGGCCAAACTGTTCCTGACCCGGGGATACAAATCGTTCGGGAAGGGGGCGGAAGATTTCCGGGTGGCGGCCCGGTATGCCGATTCGGTGATAAATTCGGGGCAGTATACGCTGCTTCCCCATTATCGGGATCTTTTCGTTCCGTCCAATGAGAAGAACAAAGAGATTATTTTTGCCGTTCAATATAGTGGTGATCCGATCATGGACGCCGTAGGCGATAATTACGGGAACAATTTTCATTCTAAATTCGGAATCGGTTACAGCGATGCCGTGGGGCAGTATCGGTCCACTTACTACAATCGCGGGTTGGTCGGATTCGCTGAAACTTTCTATCTCCTGGACTGTTTCGGAGTGGATACCACCGCGGCGCGGTATGCTTCCTATGTCGTGCCTGCGGGACGCGACGCGATCG is a window of Gallalistipes aquisgranensis DNA encoding:
- a CDS encoding RagB/SusD family nutrient uptake outer membrane protein, translated to MKTNKMKCFWAGIGFTGLLLASCSDFLDENPAHIGTADTYFPTEEGLDGALNACYAQLRNIHYDRTIWLMGTDQFSENSYPQIINGKVPSITSYNAYCPSSLNEETGTFNSFWEKIYVGVDRCNRTLALEPVAQVDKDVLKKRMAEARTLRCLYYYYLVEQFGAVPFPLVSTDEIITTGERVSEETIYNQLCNDIVSAAASFPDYKVTEVGRVTKGVAQTLAAKLFLTRGYKSFGKGAEDFRVAARYADSVINSGQYTLLPHYRDLFVPSNEKNKEIIFAVQYSGDPIMDAVGDNYGNNFHSKFGIGYSDAVGQYRSTYYNRGLVGFAETFYLLDCFGVDTTAARYASYVVPAGRDAIAPPPSRYSYFQDKRFNASFIRLWMTEQSASNKKHIGTDYMRNMKITVSPGTGSEKMEYSPSQKELNTNYWIEQGRDTCIYIPRPDERDFLRTVTVDGAQHAFYETVNYVVVPREHWLNSQGWDSYRPTMFKFWEPGGNDDYQGVRDLYLFRLGEVYLIAAEAYLQAGDANTAAERINAVRRRANDVPVTSSSPMDILPEDVSIDFILDERTRELAGEELRWVELKRTGKLVERVKKYNLYAGSDWTPIGKPYIEEYHTLRPIPYAWWSLLSNKEEVAQNPGY